Below is a window of Brassica napus cultivar Da-Ae chromosome A5, Da-Ae, whole genome shotgun sequence DNA.
aagagtaaaaaattattaagattattATTAACTCTTAACCTCTCCGAGATCTTCACCTTGTGCTACATTTGGAGATACGCATTGTACGATTCAAACTGCGATGCGTTAAGAAAACTTTGCTCCTGCAGTTTTGCCATGTATGGCGTCGACGACATTCCAAGGAGCGTTTCTTGAAACGCGTTTTGATTGTAAAACGCAGCTGCTGTTTCATCGTATATCGTTTGACCTTCCCACTGATCCGACGCATCCTGCTGGCTTCCTCCTAGTGACGGTGGTGAGCATGGTGCATTTGCGGTATCGGCGGCTGCCGCATTAAGAGTGTCTGGGATGTTGACGGTGGTGATATCATGTATGCTTGATCGGCGTTTGTCTTTGCCGCCGTTGACTTGCCTTATAAAATACTTCTGAGCGTGACTGGCGACTTGTGTCGGCGTCCGTGTGGTCACGAAGTTTCGAGCTATGTTTCTCCAATCGCCTTTTCCATACTTCTTCAGACCCATCAGAAATTGTCTGCGTATTCATTACATCGCACCGATGTTAACACATGataccattcttttttttttaatactgcATAACACATTACAGTATCATATGATCTCTAACATAATACCACTCCAAGCATAGATATCAATGGTTAATGCGCCATTAATATGTATGATGCAATGTGTGTGAGTGTATAATACAATTTTAACCGCACCAAGATCCAACTAAATCATTTCACATATTAAATGCATACAAGAAAGAAGCAAGATTTCATCTGCTCTGTATATAGTTTTTACCCATGGATTCATAATCTCAAAACatgaaaaaatgttcaaaaattaaatttgtaatataaatgtcgtttaaattcattaaaaattgGTTTGAAAAGTCATACTATAGATGTAAAAAGATGTTATTTTGTAATCTATTTAAATTCAAAGTCATGTCCTAAAAGTCGTTCTAgagtttataaaaacaaaagtaacaCTTAAATAACTACTTTGTAAAAGTAAAACTAATGGAATCTAAACATGCATCTACTATGTAATGGACGTGTATGCCTGTCTCTCTGTCTCTAAACCAATACGTAAAGACGCATTTTGTGTGTTGGTGGATGACTGTATTGTCTTGATTAactatagaataaaaataattatatgttatAATGCGTATCTTTATACGTATATACATAAACACGTTTCCAAGAAAAAAAACGGACGTATGTGCATAGTCCAAATCTAGAGAGAAAAGCATTGACGTATTGTGTACCTGTGTTCTTCTTCTGTCCATGGAACACCTTTCTTCCTTTCATGCTCCGCTGCTCTCGCGGCGGATCCTCTCTTTCCTCCGGCGGCGGCGAAGTAATACCCGTTCATGTTAAATCCATTGCTTCCAGCGTCGTAGCCTCCCCAATCTAGCGTGAATGAATCAGAGGCGTAACCAGGGATCGGGATAAGACCAGCTTCGATGTCGCTGACATCTTCCTCTAGCTCTCTGTACTGTTTGATCACATCTCCGACTGTTTTGCCGGGGAGCATAGCGGCGACTTTGAACCATCTGTCGGGAGTGTCTTTGTCGTAAAAGGCTAAAGCGTTTTCGAACTTCTTGTTTTCTTCAGCTGTCCACTTGGTTGCTGTGTTCTCTTGGAACAACCAGTTTGATGTCTCTAAGTATGTTGCTGGTGACATAACTTCGAGTCCTCTGctcatcttctttttctttttcaacgGCTCTTGATTGAAATTTAAAGAACAAAGAACAGAGATTTTGATTGTGTATCAATGGTGGAActcagagagaaggagagagagagagagttgggGACTTTGATCTATGAAGATGGCATTTTTTTCAAAAGGAAtctgaaagagaaagagagatgtgATAAGCATCTAATAAGATAAGAGAATCTAAAGGAGAACAAGAATAGATGCTTTTTCCAGACTCTaaggacaagaagaagaaaaagattctGTTTATGAGTGTTGTTGTCTGAACGATAAACACCTTTTACCAAAATCAGTTTCTTATTGGTAGATCCGAATccagagaagaaaaataaatgaagaaaaacagAGGATCTCACATGAGGGCAATGGAGAAACTCAGGTGGGTTGAGAACATTAAAGCTTAGAAAGTGAACAAAACTGTTGTTCTTTCTCCCAAACTCGCAAGTTGAGaagggaagagagagagagagaagagagatgtACGAAACAGGAATGATCTGAGAGTGAGAGGTGAGTTAAAAAGCTGTTGAGCTGTGATTGTCTATGGCTATTTCCCATACAAAGTTTTCTGAgcctttttaattattatatttatatcaagATCTACTAGTTTTTGCAACTTTTTTTAATTGCTTGACTACCTAATGGAGTACTAAACGTTCTTGggataaaaaataattctatttacaggaaaaatattttagcaattttcattattatgataaaataacTTAGTTAGAATAGTTTGAAGTTACTTAAACTAAAACTATAGCTAATGGCAATGCTCTAGGATAAATGTATTTCTCAAACATGCGTGTAAACTGTAACAAATGAAAGTTTGatgaaattctttttttttttggaatatttaaCACAAATAGATATGAATTTTATGATGCACAAGTCGTATATAAAACGATGTTACCGTTGATGTATAAATCATGAAATAGAAACATTTTATGTAATCTTCTTTGGTAAGTATTCCACATCAACATTGTATTACCTATTAGTATAATTCaattagcaaaaagaaaaaaaaaatagtacaattcaattgaaattaaaaaggTATCACTtcaaaatgagttttttttgtcgTCAAAATTACAGATTCAACTAAAACTTTGCGaagtaaacatgtaattttgtGTATGTGTGAACGACGAAAACAATTGTTGTCGAACTTTACATGCCGTACTGTCTGTCTTTGTATTTTGCGTTGGGGATACATGTAAGTGTTATGAGTAATTGAATTTCTCCTTgtttgatatcttccaaatatgTTGTAAAAGGATTTCAAAATGAGATATGATATCCAACATTCTTCTTAATATCTATTTTCAGAGTACTTTTGTATAGTTTGTAATAGGCCTTCACATAAATATAGGTAAAAGACATGTGTCttcctttgacaaaaaaaaaagacatttgtCTTCTTCCAATATGTGGCTCACACGTGTACAGATCTCATTTGTTCTCAAGaagctttttatttatttattagtatgCTTTCAGGACCGTTGATTAATACATTTCTAATCCTATTGGTTAAGCATTtgtttttttggataaaaataataatatgactCACATAATTGGGAGATATATTTTGCGGCTTAGATGTTGCCTAATTATAGGCCAAATAGAAGAACCAATCACAGACTCAGACGAGACACACAAACGAGGAGCAACCTTCATTGGCTAGCAAGATTTCAGGTCGGTTAAAAAGTAAGTATTTAAGTAGTTTTCCATAGTGTTGACATTGAACCTTTTGGGCACATGTGAGTTGTttgattgtatatatattgaggtgccttattttatttttctgtttcatAATTTCGTAACAATATATTTCTGGACCACAGTTATGATAACATAGAAAATTGAAGAATGTGGTTAagtgtatattttgaaattaggatGCTAGGGAACAGGAAAACAGCATTATTCTACTACAAACTATGCTTGTATACAAAGATAGACACACAAGTTTAGTCTCGatccaaaatacttaaacaAACTATATAAAGCTTACAAAAACTTACACCAATTGGCATAAAAAAGCGAATTACTAATATAATCCTGCTAATAAAGTAATAATGAAAACGTAGTGGTCATTGTTTATTAgtcaatatagaaaatctatttctTGATGCTTTTATATTagccattttaaaatttatatgatgGTTATATAGTTTAGACATTACCATGAGTTTTACTATGAAATCTTTTGGTTAAATAACTAATTACATAAGAAATGGTAATAATTTCTTATGGTCTACTATATGCCAGACTATATCTTGGAGAACTATCAGCgaagatattttattatacGATGATGAGTGCTTAAGTTATGGGTTTAACCACAACCAATTTTTTTCTAACACCAAGGAAGTAATCAAATCGAATAATAAATGTTTAGAGGGTGTTATTCAATCACCTATTTTAGTATAGTTTAAATCTAAACACAATCTACTGTTATTCGAATGATgcttttaaattctattttaaaatctagtgATATTCAATAAATGATTTGAATtcatcttttaaaatttaatatcattcaacttttaaagatttttaaattctttatattttcaatCGATTTTAAATTATCTCTGGTAGAGTCTCATGAATAATGAGTGAACTCAAAATCCAAGGCATACTACAGAgattttagacaacttaaactattttaaaattttaaaatttgatggaTTGCAAAACATTAATAACATTTGTAATCACTGATTGAATAACACCCACTTTAGTGTTATAACTGCGTGCCTAAAGGTAACAAACTCGTCATAATGGAGTTTAGCGAGAGATCGAACCTTAATTTATTAACGTTGGATAGTCATGATGATATTCTAACATctaaaaaattctaaatgaaGGTTTATCAATTACGGTCTATGAGATAAAAATAATCCCAATTTATTAGAAGATTGACTTAAGAAATCAAATTAGgttttaacaatttattaatttgttcaaatttacaaaaaaacttTGTCGCAGTTTGAATACGAGTTTTATCAGAATTTGAGATTACATATGATTTTACTGTggtttgtgttttttgtttgtttttgtttcttaagATGGCATAATTAAAGGATTTATATGGAAAAAAAACGTTATGTCAAAACCTTGGGGTCACTCGAGTAGCCCTAGCATAGAGGACTGAGGACACAAGTCAcacaataaaattttgataagaCACACTCAGATTTGATAGCATAAAGGCTTGTGAGAgagggtgggggggggggggggggggggggaggacACTTTCATATagtaagggcatctccaaccccactccatattttactccaaaattgaGAAAATGGAGTGTAAAAtggagtaatgaacaaaaaataaaaagattactccatttatagagtaatgcttttattttttgttcatcactccatttcccactccattttctcaattttggagtaaaatatggagtggggttggagatgctctaagaatAAAACAGAGATATATACGAACATCTCCAGAAATATTTTAGAACTAATGAATTGAAAAGaacaaataaaacagaaaagagCTTTTATTGCACAtgtatttttcaattttcattaaataaaatattaacgtTTTGATTGTAAAGAATTTAAGAAGAGTTTTCAGCAGTCGgatattctaatatttttttgtttaattttttttttgatattgaGTTGTGAGatttatattgatatttttaagGTTTGTAATTATTCATTTCGAATGATTAATATAAAGAATTTTCTGACAAAAATGTATTCTTCTCATTTTATCCTATTTTAGTTTACCTTTTACTACTTCATccaaatacaaatatttatttatagtttataatatttatgcATTATTTGAGACACTTAGAAGTGCaatgatatacatatatatatatatatgtaaattatatatatatatatatatactgaaattTTCATTGACCCTGCAATTGTAACTCATAGTATCATGGGACAACACATGCTTTTCTGTGTCActaattaatttcttataacAAATAACCAGTCGCGAattatattatactatataaaTGGGTTAGGTAGCTTAAGTGACCACGCCATAACAGACACAATAATTATCAAAAGGtgttttttattaatctaatcCATTAAAATTGAGTCATATTTTTATCTACTGTTAACAAGTCAtactaaaatcatttaaaaaaattacttaatatgacatatttcattatttacattaataataaaacaaatataaatatcaatttatttttaagtataacAAATTCTGTTGAGAAATAATGTAACAAAATCCTACCAaccttctaaatatttttataaaataacacataattaatttcgtaaatactaatataactttataattcaatgttaattaaacatttattataaaacaagaaaataaaattctatactatttttatatactttttaattatattatgtattatattaaaatagaagtactatatgaattaaatatgagtaaatttatctattttatttttaaaatagtttcatttaaataaattatcactcatcattCAAATGTGTTAAAATTcgtaaactatattatattttttttttttttttgacagcaactatattatattttttagaaaaaaaaaaaaaaaaaaaattaaaacattattttgatTAACATAGGTTAAACTTTTGTATCTACAacgatatattattttagtttttattttgaaactctcaacaatatattgtttaaaaaaattaatatacaaaaatataataatttataactaacctttagttcatatactatttaaaaatatgttattagaaaactaataattcattcaaaatattaatgacaaatcaaaatttaattataattttaatatttatattaattataaaaatattctgagagatatataaaaatcttaccgaaattaaaattatttatataaaataatgtattaatttagtaacaaatgtttttttgaaaaccatATAATCTCCCACCTCAAATATAGTTGTGTAATTTTCcaaacaattttgacaaaatataaaaatttaaaaataagtatgcaaacttaaaattataatgtttta
It encodes the following:
- the LOC106451071 gene encoding transcription factor DIVARICATA yields the protein MSRGLEVMSPATYLETSNWLFQENTATKWTAEENKKFENALAFYDKDTPDRWFKVAAMLPGKTVGDVIKQYRELEEDVSDIEAGLIPIPGYASDSFTLDWGGYDAGSNGFNMNGYYFAAAGGKRGSAARAAEHERKKGVPWTEEEHRQFLMGLKKYGKGDWRNIARNFVTTRTPTQVASHAQKYFIRQVNGGKDKRRSSIHDITTVNIPDTLNAAAADTANAPCSPPSLGGSQQDASDQWEGQTIYDETAAAFYNQNAFQETLLGMSSTPYMAKLQEQSFLNASQFESYNAYLQM